In the genome of Rhodoferax fermentans, one region contains:
- a CDS encoding thiamine phosphate synthase, which produces MTHTVSHLAQAIVNAHAALALGASKTSKLFEPPALIHQGPTAIKDEASTEVYQAAHQACLALDFDEADAQLIARAWQAQTQRTGQFDTDQWPTEPEDFGLRPRTDTEVFAPCPQKLGLYAVLPNAAWVGRMARAGVPTVQLRFKSDDAQTITQEVRAAVEAVRGTEALLFINDHWQAAIEAGAYGVHLGQEDLDSLSEADLGAVRSAGLRLGISSHGYAEMLRAAHHGPSYIAMGAVFATTLKRMATPPQGLARLQVYSRLLRHYPTVAIGGIDLDRLGAVLACGVGSVGVVRALVAADQPEAAANALLARMEQLGPPAY; this is translated from the coding sequence ATGACCCACACCGTGAGCCACCTGGCGCAAGCCATAGTTAATGCCCATGCCGCGCTGGCACTTGGCGCCTCCAAGACTTCTAAGCTTTTTGAGCCTCCAGCCCTTATCCATCAAGGGCCAACAGCTATCAAAGATGAGGCAAGCACCGAGGTTTACCAGGCCGCCCACCAAGCCTGCCTGGCGCTGGACTTTGACGAGGCCGACGCCCAGTTAATAGCCCGCGCCTGGCAAGCCCAAACCCAGCGCACCGGCCAGTTTGACACCGACCAGTGGCCCACCGAGCCCGAGGACTTTGGCCTGCGCCCCCGGACGGACACCGAGGTCTTTGCCCCCTGCCCGCAGAAATTGGGCCTGTACGCGGTGTTGCCTAACGCGGCATGGGTGGGTCGAATGGCGCGCGCCGGGGTGCCCACGGTACAACTGCGTTTTAAATCCGACGACGCACAAACCATCACCCAGGAGGTGCGTGCAGCGGTCGAGGCGGTGCGCGGCACCGAGGCGCTGCTGTTCATCAACGACCATTGGCAGGCCGCCATCGAGGCCGGGGCTTACGGTGTGCATCTGGGGCAGGAAGACCTGGACAGCCTGAGCGAGGCCGACCTGGGCGCCGTCCGCAGCGCCGGGCTGCGCCTGGGCATCAGCAGCCACGGATATGCCGAGATGCTGCGCGCCGCCCACCATGGCCCCAGCTACATCGCGATGGGCGCGGTGTTTGCCACCACCCTCAAACGCATGGCCACCCCACCCCAAGGTCTGGCGCGTCTGCAGGTCTACAGCCGCTTGCTGCGCCACTACCCCACCGTGGCCATTGGCGGCATCGACCTGGATCGCTTGGGCGCTGTGCTGGCGTGTGGGGTCGGGTCTGTAGGGGTGGTGCGGGCGCTGGTGGCGGCAGACCAGCCAGAGGCGGCGGCAAATGCATTGCTGGCGCGAATGGAACAACTCGGTCCGCCAGCCTATTGA
- the thiE gene encoding thiamine phosphate synthase — protein sequence MHSDFVSDMARPNRAAVADLVRLYLVTDQQALRGRNLTDVVMAAVQGGATCVQLREKTSNTRDFVALACALNDLLTPLGVPLVINDRIDVALACGAQGVHLGQSDMPVELARQLLPAQVFIGLSVESLDDVHRAASWPVDYLGVSPVFPTPTKTDTAPPWGLAGLSAVRAVTDLPLVAIGGIHLSNAAEVLAAGANGLAVVSALCSADDPAAAARAFRALF from the coding sequence ATGCACTCCGATTTTGTGAGTGATATGGCGCGCCCAAACCGCGCGGCGGTGGCCGATCTGGTGCGGCTTTATCTGGTGACCGACCAGCAGGCGCTACGCGGTCGCAACCTGACGGACGTGGTGATGGCGGCGGTGCAGGGCGGCGCCACCTGTGTGCAGCTGCGTGAAAAAACCAGCAACACGCGCGACTTTGTCGCGCTGGCGTGTGCGCTTAATGATTTGTTGACACCGCTGGGTGTGCCGCTGGTGATCAATGACCGCATTGACGTGGCCTTGGCCTGTGGTGCGCAAGGTGTGCACCTGGGTCAGTCGGACATGCCGGTGGAGTTGGCGCGCCAACTGCTGCCAGCGCAGGTGTTCATCGGCCTGTCAGTCGAGTCACTCGACGACGTGCACCGCGCTGCCAGTTGGCCAGTGGATTACCTGGGTGTCAGCCCGGTGTTCCCGACCCCCACCAAAACGGACACCGCGCCGCCTTGGGGGCTGGCTGGTTTGTCTGCCGTGCGGGCTGTGACCGATTTGCCGCTGGTGGCGATTGGTGGCATCCATCTGAGCAATGCGGCTGAGGTGTTGGCCGCCGGGGCCAACGGGCTGGCGGTGGTCAGTGCGTTATGTTCGGCAGACGACCCGGCAGCGGCGGCACGGGCTTTTCGGGCGCTGTTTTGA
- the fdx gene encoding ISC system 2Fe-2S type ferredoxin, protein MPTIKILPHAEYCPQGAEVTAPAGTSICEALLENHINIEHACEMSCACTTCHVVVREGFESLAPSEEEEDDLLDRAWGLQPQSRLSCQAILAQKDLVIEIPKYSINHAKENH, encoded by the coding sequence ATGCCCACCATCAAAATCCTGCCCCACGCCGAATACTGCCCACAAGGCGCCGAGGTGACCGCTCCGGCCGGCACCTCGATCTGTGAGGCGCTGCTGGAAAACCACATCAACATCGAGCACGCCTGCGAGATGAGCTGTGCCTGCACCACCTGCCATGTGGTGGTGCGCGAGGGCTTTGAGTCGCTGGCACCGTCCGAAGAAGAAGAGGACGACCTGCTGGACCGCGCCTGGGGTCTGCAACCCCAATCGCGCCTGAGCTGCCAGGCGATCCTGGCGCAAAAAGACCTGGTGATTGAGATACCCAAGTACTCGATCAACCACGCCAAGGAAAACCACTGA
- a CDS encoding toll/interleukin-1 receptor domain-containing protein, with amino-acid sequence MKVFISWSGARSKAVAELLSDWIKCVLQAARPWISTRDIDRGALWFSEISDQLKDTTVGVICLTQENKNRPWILFEAGALAKGLSSNRVCTLLVDLKTTDIEDPLAQFNHTLPDRDGLWQLVKTLNASLGIIGLDERILDQVFATYWPQFEKKFTEVLTTIPIGQKTEQRSEKNLLTEILENTRFLNQKVRNLELNIEQKDNYSDYVRIKQSNLYNNGSTKFSDSTENDEDLKTLKKLVINTLAKNKNIHNSDKHNDIERPLK; translated from the coding sequence ATGAAAGTATTTATCAGCTGGTCAGGGGCGCGGAGTAAAGCTGTCGCCGAATTATTGAGCGATTGGATTAAATGTGTTCTTCAGGCCGCGAGGCCATGGATATCCACACGTGATATTGATCGTGGTGCACTTTGGTTCTCAGAAATCAGCGATCAGCTAAAAGACACAACCGTTGGTGTAATTTGTCTAACACAAGAGAACAAAAATAGACCATGGATTCTATTCGAAGCTGGTGCACTTGCAAAAGGTTTGTCTTCAAACAGAGTTTGTACGCTTCTGGTCGACCTAAAAACTACTGACATAGAGGATCCTCTAGCACAATTTAATCACACCTTACCCGACAGAGATGGACTTTGGCAGCTAGTAAAAACCTTAAATGCTTCTTTAGGAATTATTGGTTTAGATGAGCGAATTCTTGACCAAGTATTTGCAACATATTGGCCTCAATTCGAGAAAAAGTTTACAGAAGTCCTAACAACAATACCAATTGGTCAAAAAACTGAACAACGCTCAGAAAAGAATCTCTTAACAGAGATACTTGAAAACACCAGATTTTTAAATCAAAAAGTTAGAAATCTTGAATTAAATATAGAGCAAAAAGATAATTATTCTGATTATGTAAGAATAAAACAGAGTAATTTATATAATAATGGCTCAACAAAATTTTCCGATTCAACTGAAAACGACGAGGATCTTAAAACACTCAAAAAATTAGTTATTAATACTTTAGCAAAAAATAAGAATATACATAATTCCGACAAACACAATGATATCGAAAGGCCGCTGAAGTGA
- the iscU gene encoding Fe-S cluster assembly scaffold IscU has product MAYSEKVVDHYENPRNVGSFDKGDDSVGTGMVGAPACGDVMKLQIKVNAETGVIEDARFKTYGCGSAIASSSLVTEWVKGKTLDQAAALKNSEIAEELALPPVKIHCSILAEDAIKAAVNDYRQKHTETQAA; this is encoded by the coding sequence ATGGCATATTCTGAAAAAGTAGTCGACCACTACGAAAACCCCCGCAATGTTGGCTCGTTTGACAAGGGTGATGACTCGGTGGGCACCGGCATGGTCGGTGCGCCGGCCTGTGGTGATGTGATGAAGTTGCAGATCAAGGTCAATGCCGAAACCGGCGTGATCGAAGACGCCCGTTTCAAGACCTACGGCTGTGGTTCGGCCATCGCGTCAAGCTCTTTGGTCACCGAATGGGTCAAGGGCAAAACGCTGGACCAAGCCGCTGCGCTGAAAAATAGCGAGATTGCCGAAGAATTGGCCCTGCCACCTGTCAAAATCCACTGTTCGATCTTGGCGGAAGACGCCATCAAGGCGGCCGTCAATGACTACCGCCAAAAACACACAGAAACACAAGCGGCTTAA
- the thiM gene encoding hydroxyethylthiazole kinase — protein sequence MTTFSNALTPSDIWADVLAVRTQRPLVHSITNLVVMNYNANFLLAMGASPVMAHAHEEVRDMAAIAQALVLNIGTLEPYWIESMRQALAIAAQRGIKTVLDPVGAGATSYRNQSISALLAQASPSVIRGNASEIMSVAGVAVQTRGVDSGAAVSDALQAARDLAKSTGGVVCVSGEVDHVLDASGRHVSLSNGHEWMTRITGVGCSATALVGAFCAVQPDAWRATVSAMAYLGVVGQVATQQVQAQGLGVGSLQIALLDQLQLLDRVTFESVLKMASSPITA from the coding sequence ATGACGACTTTTTCCAACGCTTTAACACCTTCTGACATCTGGGCTGACGTGCTCGCGGTGCGCACGCAGCGCCCGCTGGTGCATTCCATCACCAACCTGGTGGTGATGAACTACAACGCCAACTTCCTGCTGGCCATGGGCGCCTCACCGGTGATGGCGCACGCACACGAAGAGGTGCGCGACATGGCGGCCATCGCGCAGGCGCTGGTGCTCAACATCGGCACCTTGGAGCCCTATTGGATCGAGAGCATGCGCCAGGCGCTGGCTATTGCCGCTCAACGTGGCATCAAAACCGTGCTGGATCCAGTGGGTGCGGGGGCTACAAGCTATCGTAACCAGAGCATTTCTGCCTTGCTGGCCCAGGCCAGCCCCTCGGTGATTCGGGGCAATGCGTCCGAGATCATGAGTGTGGCGGGTGTGGCGGTGCAGACGCGCGGGGTGGACAGCGGCGCTGCCGTCAGCGACGCCCTGCAAGCCGCACGTGACCTGGCAAAGAGCACCGGCGGTGTGGTGTGTGTCAGTGGTGAGGTGGACCATGTGCTGGACGCCAGCGGCCGCCACGTGAGTCTGTCCAACGGCCATGAGTGGATGACGCGTATCACTGGCGTGGGCTGTTCTGCCACCGCGCTGGTGGGGGCGTTTTGTGCGGTGCAGCCCGATGCCTGGCGCGCCACGGTCTCGGCCATGGCGTATCTGGGTGTGGTGGGGCAGGTGGCCACACAGCAGGTGCAGGCCCAGGGTTTGGGTGTGGGCAGCTTGCAAATTGCTTTGCTGGACCAGTTGCAGCTGCTGGACCGGGTGACCTTTGAGTCTGTGCTCAAAATGGCCTCTAGTCCAATCACTGCCTGA
- the hscB gene encoding Fe-S protein assembly co-chaperone HscB gives MNLQSNDFELFGLAQTYAQDKTQIDARWKDLQRQAHPDKFADQGAAAQRIAMQWSVRINEAYQRLKDPLKRAAYLCELHGAPVNAENNTAMPPAFLMLQMAWREALDEAESPEDLEQISQQVQQASREVLQKIEQLIDGSQAYTEAVGQVRALMFVERFAADVDKRLDQLEL, from the coding sequence GTGAATCTCCAATCCAACGACTTTGAGCTGTTTGGCCTCGCGCAGACCTATGCCCAGGACAAAACGCAGATCGATGCGCGCTGGAAAGACCTGCAGCGCCAGGCCCACCCGGACAAGTTTGCCGACCAGGGCGCAGCGGCGCAACGCATCGCCATGCAGTGGTCTGTGCGTATCAACGAGGCCTACCAGCGCCTCAAAGACCCGCTCAAACGCGCGGCCTACCTTTGTGAGTTGCACGGTGCGCCGGTCAATGCCGAAAACAACACCGCCATGCCACCTGCCTTTCTGATGCTGCAAATGGCCTGGCGCGAAGCGCTGGACGAGGCCGAAAGTCCCGAAGACCTTGAGCAAATCAGTCAGCAGGTCCAGCAAGCCAGCCGTGAGGTGCTGCAAAAAATAGAGCAGCTGATCGACGGCAGCCAAGCTTACACCGAGGCCGTGGGCCAGGTCCGGGCGCTGATGTTTGTTGAGCGTTTTGCGGCCGATGTGGACAAGCGGCTTGACCAACTTGAACTTTAA
- the dnaQ gene encoding DNA polymerase III subunit epsilon → MRQIFLDTETTGLSADNGDRIIEIGCVEMVNRKLTGNNRHIYVNPGRDSHEEALKVHGITTEFLKDKPKFEEIADDLLAYLRGAEVIIHNAPFDLGFLDMEFGKLGHPKVREIVASVTDTLVMAKELYPGKRNSLDALCDRLEVDNSGRTLHGALLDAELLADVFINLTRGQDVLLMDDSSANEASGNGAPLMDLRVFNLPVLSANEQELAAHETVLKQIDKDSKGKTVWRVLEPVAAE, encoded by the coding sequence ATGCGCCAAATCTTCCTCGACACCGAAACCACTGGCCTGTCTGCCGACAACGGCGACCGCATCATCGAAATCGGCTGTGTGGAGATGGTCAACCGCAAACTCACCGGCAACAACCGCCACATCTATGTGAACCCGGGGCGTGACAGCCACGAAGAAGCGCTCAAGGTGCACGGCATCACCACCGAGTTCCTCAAGGACAAACCCAAGTTCGAGGAGATTGCCGACGACCTGCTGGCCTACCTGCGCGGTGCCGAGGTGATCATCCACAACGCGCCGTTTGACCTGGGTTTTCTGGACATGGAGTTTGGCAAACTCGGCCACCCCAAGGTGCGCGAGATTGTCGCCAGCGTGACCGACACCTTGGTCATGGCCAAGGAGCTGTACCCGGGCAAACGCAACTCACTCGACGCCCTGTGTGACCGCCTGGAGGTCGACAACTCGGGCCGCACCTTGCACGGCGCGCTGCTGGACGCCGAACTGCTGGCCGACGTGTTCATCAACCTGACCCGAGGTCAGGACGTGCTGCTGATGGACGACAGCTCGGCCAACGAAGCGTCGGGCAACGGCGCGCCGCTGATGGACCTGCGGGTGTTCAACCTGCCGGTGTTAAGCGCCAACGAACAGGAACTGGCCGCCCACGAAACTGTTCTGAAACAGATCGACAAGGACAGCAAGGGAAAAACGGTTTGGCGGGTGCTGGAGCCGGTGGCGGCGGAGTGA
- the iscA gene encoding iron-sulfur cluster assembly protein IscA yields the protein MAITLTDKALAQLARYLTKRGQGVGVRLGVKTTGCSGMAYTLEYVDSVGEDDMVLDAPGVKIMIDPKSYVYLDGTELDFAREGLNEGFKFNNPNERDRCGCGESFRV from the coding sequence ATGGCAATTACGCTCACTGACAAGGCGCTCGCGCAGCTTGCCCGCTACCTGACCAAGCGTGGCCAGGGGGTGGGTGTGCGCCTGGGTGTCAAAACCACCGGCTGCTCAGGCATGGCCTACACGCTGGAATATGTGGACTCCGTGGGGGAGGACGACATGGTGCTCGACGCACCCGGCGTCAAGATCATGATCGACCCCAAGAGTTATGTGTACCTCGATGGCACCGAACTCGACTTTGCGCGTGAAGGCTTGAACGAAGGCTTCAAGTTCAACAACCCCAATGAGAGAGACCGTTGCGGATGCGGCGAGTCTTTTCGGGTGTGA
- the hscA gene encoding Fe-S protein assembly chaperone HscA encodes MALLQISEPGQTPDPHQRRIAVGIDLGTTHSLVASVRHGVAECLPDDQGRVILPSVVRYLAGGGRQIGWDAVQAGVDDPVNTISSVKRFMGRGLKDVALAAKLPYQFVDHPGMLGLMTAHGEKSPVEVSGEILATLRYRAEDTFNTDLFGAVITVPAYFDDAQRQATKDAAQLAGINVLRLINEPTAAAIAYGLDNASEGVYAIYDLGGGTFDISILRLTQGVFEVVATGGDSALGGDDYDHALADWVLAQLAAQSGSVANVCSNLGAEPQCASTCANFGSTNSRSPADKAALKAAARACKEALTATDSVTFSAVLTGAQVTLNVTRADFDAATSALTARTLSAVRKVLRDAKLTAEEVKGVVMVGGSTRMPQIQQAVGNFFGQPPLNNLNPDEVVALGAAIQANQLAGNNPGGDLLLLDVIPLSLGVETMGGLVERIVLRNETIPTAKAQDFTTYVDGQTALALHVVQGERDLVSDCRSLARFTLRGIPPMTAGAARIRVTFTVDADGLLSVSALEQTSGVEAHITVKPSYGLGDELITRMLQDSFASAERDMYVRAIVEARVDADRMILAAQSALAADGDLLTEAQRAEIEQLMRQVRAACDLDDAPAIEAITAMLAKGTEAFAALRMNRGIQNALSGKNIATV; translated from the coding sequence ATGGCGTTACTCCAAATCTCAGAACCAGGCCAGACGCCTGACCCGCACCAACGCCGTATTGCCGTGGGCATTGACCTGGGCACCACCCATTCGCTGGTGGCCTCGGTGCGCCACGGTGTGGCCGAATGCCTGCCCGACGACCAGGGTAGGGTGATCCTGCCCTCGGTGGTGCGTTACCTCGCTGGTGGTGGCCGTCAGATTGGTTGGGATGCGGTGCAGGCTGGGGTCGATGACCCGGTCAACACCATCAGCTCGGTCAAACGTTTTATGGGCCGTGGCCTCAAGGACGTGGCGCTGGCGGCCAAACTGCCGTACCAGTTTGTGGATCACCCCGGCATGCTGGGCCTGATGACGGCCCACGGCGAGAAGTCGCCAGTCGAGGTCAGCGGCGAGATTCTGGCCACCCTGCGTTACCGCGCCGAAGACACTTTCAATACCGATCTGTTTGGCGCGGTGATCACCGTGCCCGCGTATTTTGACGACGCCCAGCGCCAGGCCACCAAAGACGCCGCGCAACTGGCTGGCATCAACGTGCTGCGTCTGATCAACGAACCTACCGCTGCGGCCATTGCCTACGGGCTGGACAACGCCAGTGAAGGTGTTTACGCGATTTACGACCTGGGTGGCGGCACCTTTGACATCTCGATCCTGCGCCTGACCCAAGGTGTGTTTGAGGTGGTGGCTACCGGCGGCGACTCGGCCCTGGGTGGTGACGATTACGACCACGCCCTGGCCGACTGGGTGCTGGCCCAGCTGGCAGCGCAATCGGGCAGCGTGGCCAATGTGTGCAGCAACCTGGGCGCCGAGCCCCAATGCGCCAGCACCTGTGCCAACTTCGGCAGCACCAACAGCCGCAGCCCGGCCGACAAAGCCGCCCTGAAAGCTGCCGCCCGTGCCTGCAAAGAAGCCCTCACCGCTACAGATTCCGTAACATTCAGCGCTGTATTGACGGGGGCTCAGGTCACATTGAACGTGACACGTGCTGACTTTGATGCCGCCACCAGCGCACTCACCGCACGCACCCTGAGTGCGGTGCGCAAGGTGCTGCGTGACGCCAAACTCACAGCCGAAGAAGTCAAAGGTGTGGTCATGGTCGGTGGCTCCACCCGCATGCCGCAGATCCAGCAAGCCGTGGGCAACTTCTTTGGCCAGCCGCCACTCAACAACCTGAACCCTGATGAAGTCGTGGCGCTCGGCGCCGCCATCCAGGCCAACCAGCTCGCTGGCAACAACCCGGGCGGTGATTTGCTGCTGCTGGACGTGATCCCGCTGAGCCTGGGTGTGGAAACCATGGGTGGCCTGGTCGAGCGCATTGTGCTGCGCAACGAAACCATCCCCACCGCCAAGGCGCAAGACTTCACCACTTACGTCGACGGCCAGACCGCGCTGGCATTGCACGTGGTGCAAGGCGAGCGCGATTTGGTGTCTGACTGCCGTAGCTTGGCACGTTTCACCCTGCGCGGCATCCCGCCGATGACCGCCGGTGCGGCACGTATCCGCGTTACCTTCACGGTCGACGCCGATGGCTTGCTGAGTGTGTCCGCGCTGGAGCAGACCAGCGGGGTCGAAGCCCACATCACCGTCAAGCCGTCTTACGGCCTGGGTGACGAGTTGATCACCCGCATGCTGCAAGACAGTTTTGCCTCGGCCGAGCGCGACATGTATGTGCGTGCGATTGTCGAAGCCCGCGTCGATGCCGACCGCATGATCCTGGCCGCCCAAAGCGCCCTGGCCGCCGATGGTGACCTGCTGACTGAGGCCCAGCGTGCCGAGATCGAACAACTGATGCGCCAGGTGCGTGCCGCCTGTGACCTGGACGACGCGCCCGCCATCGAGGCCATCACCGCGATGCTGGCCAAAGGCACCGAAGCTTTTGCCGCCCTGCGCATGAACCGGGGCATCCAGAACGCGCTCTCGGGCAAAAACATCGCCACCGTCTGA
- the thiD gene encoding bifunctional hydroxymethylpyrimidine kinase/phosphomethylpyrimidine kinase has product MTFELTQRYPHVLSIAGSDSGGGAGIQADLKTFAALGCFGMTAITALTAQNTCGVRSIHGVPPDILRDQIDAVMEDIGVDAVKIGMLHAPDIVRTVAQALDKHQPPHVVFDPVMVATSGAVLIDAEAIHVLVAELFARVALITPNLDEAGLLVGKPLSSVQDMLPAAQALLGQGARAVLLKGGHLPGEEVVDLLLASGAEPVWMHGPRIHSPNTHGTGCTLSSAVAAYLALGHTLPDAVQQAREFVRQAMAAGATVKTGQGSGPLNHGFAPVVMRVCPCSESSPAPRAKIADLLVMPDTDGLDGETPRLRDLGRPNEH; this is encoded by the coding sequence ATGACTTTTGAACTGACACAGCGTTACCCCCATGTTTTGTCGATTGCGGGTTCGGACAGCGGTGGTGGCGCGGGCATCCAGGCGGATTTGAAGACCTTTGCCGCTTTGGGTTGTTTTGGCATGACGGCTATCACCGCACTCACCGCACAAAACACCTGTGGGGTGCGCAGCATCCACGGTGTGCCGCCCGACATACTGCGTGACCAGATCGACGCGGTGATGGAAGACATTGGCGTGGACGCGGTCAAGATCGGCATGTTGCACGCGCCAGACATTGTGCGCACCGTGGCCCAGGCGCTGGACAAACACCAGCCACCGCATGTGGTGTTTGACCCGGTGATGGTGGCCACCAGCGGCGCGGTACTGATCGACGCGGAGGCCATCCATGTGCTGGTGGCCGAGCTGTTTGCCCGGGTGGCGCTGATCACCCCCAACCTGGACGAGGCCGGTTTGCTGGTGGGCAAACCGCTCAGCAGCGTGCAAGACATGTTGCCCGCCGCCCAGGCGTTGCTGGGCCAGGGCGCGCGGGCGGTGTTGCTCAAAGGTGGCCATTTGCCCGGCGAAGAGGTGGTGGACCTGCTGCTGGCATCGGGCGCCGAACCCGTCTGGATGCATGGCCCACGCATCCACAGCCCCAACACCCACGGCACCGGCTGCACCTTGTCGAGCGCCGTGGCCGCCTATCTGGCGCTGGGCCACACCCTGCCAGACGCGGTGCAACAGGCCCGAGAATTTGTGCGCCAAGCCATGGCCGCCGGCGCCACCGTCAAAACCGGCCAAGGCAGCGGCCCGCTGAACCACGGCTTTGCGCCGGTGGTGATGCGGGTCTGTCCGTGCTCAGAGAGTTCGCCTGCACCACGCGCAAAGATTGCCGATTTGCTGGTGATGCCAGACACGGATGGTCTTGATGGTGAGACTCCGCGCTTGCGGGACCTTGGGCGGCCCAACGAGCACTGA